The genomic region CATCCTCTTGTTGGCCTTTATAACGCACCTGGAAAACCAGTTCGCCATAATATTCCATGTCCGACGGAATCCATTTGCCTCCGTCCTCATCTTCGTCAAACATATAAATAATATCGGAACTATCGATCAGGATTTGTCCGTTTGCCGTTAAAAGGGATTTTAGTTTTTGTAAAAAGCTGGCCACACGATTGAGTTTGCCACACAATCCGGTACCGTTCATCAACAATAAAATCGTATCGTATTGTGTCGTTTCGGATAGTGTCATGACGTCCTGAACCGATACGTTTTGCAAGCCTCTTAGCCGACAAGCTTCCACGGCATTTTCGGATATGTCGATTGCCGTGATGTCCAATCCTTTTTCCTGTAAGTACAAACTGTGACTTCCGGCACCACAACCTACATCCAATATTTTTCCTTTGACCAACTGTAATGCTTTTTGTTCAATACCAGGCATATCCTCATAACCGCGGAATAAATAAGCTACAGACATACTGTCGGCTTCTGTCATCGATGTTTCGGTAATAATGTCTTCCGGCGCATTGTTTGTCTGATAATCCAGAATGGCTTTTCCAATAAGGTCTTTCATTATTTAGTTTGTATCTTATAATGGTTATTTGTTTATTTGCCAGGTGAATGATCTCCGATATGGACAATGTTATAAAAAATCTACCTAAGCTTGCCAAAGATAAGCATAACGAAAATAAAAAGTATTTCGATAAGCTGAAAAAGAAGCCGCCCAAAAATCTGGACTATGTGATGCAGGATTTGCACGATGCCGAATTCCGCAAAACGGATTGTCTGAAATGTGCGAATTGCTGTAAAACGACCGGGCCTTTGTTTACGTTGGCTGATGTGGAGCGAATTGCGAAACACTTTCGCTTAAAACCGCAACAGTTTATCGAAAAGTACCTGCGCATCGATGAGGATAACGATTATGTTTTGCAAAGTGTGCCGTGTACGTTTCTGGATCATGAGAATTATTGTATGATTTATGATGTCCGGCCAAAAGCGTGCCGGGAATTTCCGCATACGGATCGAAAAAAATTCCAGCAAATTGCCAATCTGACACTAAAAAATGTGGCCATATGTCCGGCAGCCTATAATATAGTGGAGGAAATGAAAAAAAAGCTACCTTTATAACATGAATGTCTACCGATCGAAAATAGATTCCGGAATTATACTCATACTGGCGATGTCATTGCTCATACCCGGTATGGTTTTTATTTCTAAAGGAGCGTGGCCTGGTTTGCTGATACTTCTAGCTGTCGGGATTTTTATAGCCTATCTGATGCGGCAGACCAAATATATCATCACCGATACAACTTTAGTGGTGAAATCGGGTTTTCTGGTGCATATAAAAATTGCGGTTTCCGATATTGTTTCGGTTACCAAAACCGATAGTATACTGAGCGCTCCGGCCAATTCGATTACCGATCGTATCGAAATTAAATATCAGGGCAAGAAAAGTGTGATCATTTCACCAAAAGAAAGAAATGCTTTTCTAAATCAGTTACTGAAAATCAATCCGGATATTCAGGTTGTACTTTAATTGGAGTAGGATTCATCTTTATTGATCCAACCACTTTTTAAAAGCATTGATTTCGTTTTTGCTAACCAATATCGGGGCACTGTCTTTGATGGTAGCATCGACTACAATTTCCACTTTTTGACTGGAATGACGGATAACTTCTTTAATCGCCGAACGGTGTAAGATATATTTCCGGTTTACTTTAAAGAAAAACTCCGGATTTAATTTGCCGATAATATCCTTGATCGTGTCATCATATAAAAAACTTGTCCCGTTTGTTGTAAAAATAAACAGGTGTTTTCCAGAGCCCATAAATGAACTGATATCGGAATCGTTGATCGAGATAAAGCGATAACCGTGATTTACCAGAAAGCGTTTTTGATACGGATCGGTACTTTTATCTTCGATAGTTGCCAACGATTGTACGGTTTGGTTAATATCGAAAGCACTTTTTATTTTTTTGTATTTGGAAAGGGCTTCCAGTAATTCCGCCTCTTCAAAAGGTTTAAGGAGATAGTCGATCGTAAAATGTTTAAACACTTTGATCGCATAAGCATCATAAGCGGTAACGAAGATGATAGGACTAGGAATGGAAATCGTCTCAAAGATGTCAAGACTTTTACCGTCGCCTAAATGGATGTCCATAAAAACAAGATCAACGGTGTTTTCCTTAAAAAAAGCAATGGCCTCTTTTACGGAGGGGAGAATGGTAATGTCTGATATCGAAAGGATCTCCTGTCGTTCTAAAATGGTTTTCAGATAACCGGAAGCAAGGTGTTCATCCTCAACAATAGCAATCTTCATTTTTACTTTTTTATGTAAAAGTAAAAAAAAGTCCCGGTTTATTGCCGGGACCTCTTGAAATTATAAATTTGGATTATTTAACTGTGCGTTTTTCGGATACGGAATAGTATACCTCGGATCGTTTTGAACCAGAGTATAATTCTCTCCATCCAGCTGGTGTATAATCTGTTTTTGGTTTACTCTTCGAAGGTCGAACCATCTGTGGCCTTCAACAGTTAGTTCTCGTCTTCTTTCTTCATACAGGTAGCTGGTAAAAGCATCTGCCGCCATCGCATTAACCTGTGTCTCTAATGGCGTATAAGCAGCCGGTGTATAACGTTTCTGCGCCAATGTCAGTAGGGTTGCTTTCGCTTGTGACAAATCACCTGATTTTACAAGTGCTTCCGCCTTAATCAGATAAAGTTCTGCCGTTCTGAAGGTACATTTCTGTTCTTGTTCACCACCTTTGAGGAATTTGAAACGACTGCCTGATGCCTGAAAATATAACGGGAAACGTAAATCACCTGTTTGATTAAAGGTTCCGATCAGATCGGTTGATGCAAATGAGGCATTTTTTAGCGAGTTGATAAAATTATCTTCCAACGCCATAACCGATTCAACCGTGTTGTATTTGTTTGGAAGAACAGCAGTGGTGTTCAAATCAACCAACTGGTTTTTATAGGTCAGTGCCGTATTGGCTGCATCCAAAGCATTTTGCCATTCGTTGCGATACAAACGCACACGCGCTTCCAAAGCATAAATAGCCGCTTTCGAAAAACGATAGTTTAAACCGGTGGTTTGTGTCGGCTGGTTTAATAAACCTTTAGCCTGTTCAATATCCGATAAAATCTGATTGTAAACATTCGCTACGCTTTCCGGAATAAAATCCTGCTCCAAATCTACTTGTAATGCCAACGGAACGCCACGATCGGAACCCGAAGTCGCCACATTATACGGTTTGCCAAAAAGGTTTACCAGATCAAAATAAGTAAGAGCTCTTAACGCGTGCGCTTCTCCTAATAACTGATTTTTTTCATCGGATGTTGGAATTTTGGAACTACCGTCGTTGATTACCACATTGGTATAGAAAATAGCATTATACAATTGTGCCCATTGAAAACTTGTCGTAACCGGATCGGGATTCGCATCTTTCCAGATATA from Flavobacterium sp. WV_118_3 harbors:
- a CDS encoding class I SAM-dependent methyltransferase; translation: MKDLIGKAILDYQTNNAPEDIITETSMTEADSMSVAYLFRGYEDMPGIEQKALQLVKGKILDVGCGAGSHSLYLQEKGLDITAIDISENAVEACRLRGLQNVSVQDVMTLSETTQYDTILLLMNGTGLCGKLNRVASFLQKLKSLLTANGQILIDSSDIIYMFDEDEDGGKWIPSDMEYYGELVFQVRYKGQQEDAFDWVYIDYNTLQNAAHANGLQCELVKEGEHYDYLARLTHLKL
- a CDS encoding YkgJ family cysteine cluster protein, with protein sequence MDNVIKNLPKLAKDKHNENKKYFDKLKKKPPKNLDYVMQDLHDAEFRKTDCLKCANCCKTTGPLFTLADVERIAKHFRLKPQQFIEKYLRIDEDNDYVLQSVPCTFLDHENYCMIYDVRPKACREFPHTDRKKFQQIANLTLKNVAICPAAYNIVEEMKKKLPL
- a CDS encoding PH domain-containing protein, giving the protein MNVYRSKIDSGIILILAMSLLIPGMVFISKGAWPGLLILLAVGIFIAYLMRQTKYIITDTTLVVKSGFLVHIKIAVSDIVSVTKTDSILSAPANSITDRIEIKYQGKKSVIISPKERNAFLNQLLKINPDIQVVL
- a CDS encoding LytTR family DNA-binding domain-containing protein, with translation MKIAIVEDEHLASGYLKTILERQEILSISDITILPSVKEAIAFFKENTVDLVFMDIHLGDGKSLDIFETISIPSPIIFVTAYDAYAIKVFKHFTIDYLLKPFEEAELLEALSKYKKIKSAFDINQTVQSLATIEDKSTDPYQKRFLVNHGYRFISINDSDISSFMGSGKHLFIFTTNGTSFLYDDTIKDIIGKLNPEFFFKVNRKYILHRSAIKEVIRHSSQKVEIVVDATIKDSAPILVSKNEINAFKKWLDQ
- a CDS encoding RagB/SusD family nutrient uptake outer membrane protein; the encoded protein is MKKLSKYIVLALAAIGMTSCDDYLDIKPEGKVIPETLQDFRAVMTRAYGVYPQHKSLTTLRGDELSLNEFDDQLAYIKDIYIWKDANPDPVTTSFQWAQLYNAIFYTNVVINDGSSKIPTSDEKNQLLGEAHALRALTYFDLVNLFGKPYNVATSGSDRGVPLALQVDLEQDFIPESVANVYNQILSDIEQAKGLLNQPTQTTGLNYRFSKAAIYALEARVRLYRNEWQNALDAANTALTYKNQLVDLNTTAVLPNKYNTVESVMALEDNFINSLKNASFASTDLIGTFNQTGDLRFPLYFQASGSRFKFLKGGEQEQKCTFRTAELYLIKAEALVKSGDLSQAKATLLTLAQKRYTPAAYTPLETQVNAMAADAFTSYLYEERRRELTVEGHRWFDLRRVNQKQIIHQLDGENYTLVQNDPRYTIPYPKNAQLNNPNL